In a single window of the Sander lucioperca isolate FBNREF2018 chromosome 19, SLUC_FBN_1.2, whole genome shotgun sequence genome:
- the LOC116064556 gene encoding stromal cell-derived factor 1-like → MDVKLLTLMALLSVATWVPTSNAKPISLQERCSCRSTLNTVPEHSVKALKFLNTPNCPFQVIAKLKNNREVCINPETMWLQQYLKNGINKVKKSRRLNNKKI, encoded by the coding sequence ATGGATGTCAAACTGCTGACACTGATGGCTCTGCTGTCCGTGGCCACATGGGTACCAACCTCCAACGCAAAGCCCATCAGTCTGCAAGAGAGGTGCTCTTGTCGTTCAACCCTGAACACGGTTCCTGAGCACTCCGTCAAAGCGCTCAAGTTCCTCAACACACCAAACTGCCCCTTCCAAGTCATTGCCAAGCTGAAGAACAACAGGGAGGTTTGCATCAACCCGGAGACCATGTGGCTGCAGCAGTACTTAAAGAACGGCATTAACAAGGTGAAGAAATCTAGAAGACTCAATAACAAGAAAATCTAA